Proteins encoded in a region of the Ralstonia pseudosolanacearum genome:
- the recN gene encoding DNA repair protein RecN: protein MLHSLTIRDFVIVHALDLDLADGFTVFTGETGAGKSILIDALALTLGERADATVVREGAPRADITAAFDTHPQVLAWLEAHELHGDDGTILLRRTVDAAGRSKAFINGAAVTLAQLREVSEQLVDIHGQHAHQLLLKTDAQRRLLDAHAGLEDEVRAVGERYRAWQAVVRLREAAEQQSREAQLERERVEWQVSELQKLAPQPGEWEEVQAEHHRLSHAASLIEGTRAALDTLSEADGAVLTQLGAAVHGLQALAEIDPALADVLAALEPAQVQVQEAVHSLARYADRAELDPDRLAEVDARLQALHTMARKYRVAPETLPAELAQRQAQLAALQAASDLDALQVQEAQTHAAYLQAAQALSRGRAKAARELADAVTGAMQGLSMAGGRFEIALHPLEPGGAAGLEQVEFLVAGHAGVSPRPLAKVASGGELARISLAISVIASEASPTPTLIFDEVDSGIGGAVAEVVGRRLRELGTRRQVLCVTHLPQVAALANHHVQVAKQTVGGSTRSDLVVLDASGRVDEIARMLGGASLTDTTRRHADEMLAAGRAHPAPAPAGQRKSRRAVQ, encoded by the coding sequence ATGCTGCATAGCCTGACCATCCGCGATTTCGTCATCGTCCATGCCCTGGACCTCGACCTGGCCGACGGCTTCACCGTGTTCACGGGCGAGACCGGCGCCGGCAAATCCATCCTGATCGACGCGCTGGCGCTGACACTCGGCGAGCGCGCCGATGCCACCGTGGTGCGCGAGGGCGCGCCGCGCGCCGACATCACCGCCGCGTTCGACACCCACCCGCAGGTGCTCGCCTGGTTGGAAGCGCACGAGCTGCACGGCGACGACGGCACCATCCTGCTGCGCCGCACGGTCGATGCCGCCGGCCGCAGCAAGGCTTTCATCAACGGTGCGGCCGTCACGCTGGCGCAGCTGCGCGAGGTCAGCGAACAGCTGGTCGACATCCACGGCCAGCATGCGCACCAGCTGCTGCTCAAGACCGATGCCCAGCGCCGCCTGCTCGATGCCCATGCGGGGCTGGAAGACGAGGTGCGCGCGGTCGGCGAGCGGTATCGCGCGTGGCAGGCGGTGGTCCGCCTGCGCGAGGCGGCCGAGCAGCAGTCGCGCGAAGCGCAGCTCGAGCGCGAGCGCGTGGAATGGCAGGTCAGCGAATTGCAGAAGCTCGCCCCGCAGCCGGGCGAGTGGGAAGAGGTCCAGGCCGAGCATCACCGCCTGTCGCACGCGGCCAGCCTGATCGAAGGCACGCGCGCGGCGCTGGATACGCTGTCCGAAGCGGACGGCGCCGTGCTCACGCAGCTCGGTGCCGCGGTGCACGGCCTGCAGGCCCTGGCCGAGATCGACCCGGCGCTGGCCGACGTGCTGGCCGCGCTGGAGCCCGCGCAGGTGCAGGTGCAGGAGGCCGTGCATTCGCTCGCCCGCTACGCCGACCGCGCCGAACTGGATCCAGACCGGCTGGCCGAGGTCGACGCACGCCTGCAGGCGCTGCACACCATGGCGCGCAAATACCGCGTCGCCCCCGAGACCCTGCCTGCCGAGCTGGCGCAGCGGCAGGCGCAGCTGGCCGCATTGCAGGCCGCCTCCGACCTGGACGCGCTGCAGGTGCAAGAGGCGCAAACCCATGCGGCCTATCTGCAAGCCGCGCAGGCGCTGTCGCGCGGGCGCGCCAAAGCCGCGCGCGAACTGGCCGACGCCGTGACCGGCGCCATGCAGGGGCTGTCGATGGCGGGCGGACGGTTCGAGATCGCGCTGCATCCGCTGGAACCGGGCGGCGCGGCCGGGCTGGAGCAGGTGGAGTTCCTGGTCGCCGGACATGCGGGCGTGTCGCCGCGTCCGCTGGCCAAGGTGGCCTCGGGCGGCGAACTCGCCCGGATCAGCCTGGCGATCTCGGTGATCGCCAGCGAGGCCAGCCCGACCCCGACGCTGATCTTCGACGAGGTCGACTCCGGCATCGGCGGCGCCGTGGCCGAGGTGGTCGGCCGGCGTCTGCGCGAACTGGGCACGCGCCGCCAGGTGCTGTGCGTGACCCACCTGCCGCAGGTGGCGGCGCTGGCCAACCACCACGTGCAGGTCGCCAAGCAGACCGTCGGCGGCAGCACGCGCTCCGACCTGGTGGTGCTCGATGCCAGCGGCCGCGTCGACGAGATCGCCCGCATGCTGGGCGGCGCGTCGCTGACCGACACCACGCGCCGCCACGCCGACGAAATGCTCGCCGCGGGCCGGGCGCATCCGGCGCCCGCGCCGGCCGGGCAGCGGAAATCCCGGCGCGCGGTCCAGTGA
- a CDS encoding NAD kinase, with translation MSITPSAVASRANATSPFKTVALVGRYSAANIAAPLLELASCIAARGHDIVFERETALNIGVQDYPALPPDEMARHADVAVVLGGDGTLLGIGRHLAGASVPVIGVNHGRLGFMTDIPFEDVHDVLPDMLAGQYEAETRSLLQAQVVRDDETIFSALAFNDVVVNRSGFSGMVELAVSVDGFFMYNQRSDGLIVSTPTGSTAYALSAGGPILHPALSGLVLVPIAPHALSNRPIVIPHDAEVVIQVTSGRDASVNFDMQSLTSLLPGDRIVVRRSERTVRLLHPVGYNYYATLRKKLHWHEYPTEDNRL, from the coding sequence ATGTCGATCACCCCATCCGCCGTGGCTTCCCGCGCGAACGCCACTTCGCCCTTCAAGACCGTCGCGCTGGTCGGCCGCTATTCGGCCGCCAATATCGCCGCTCCGCTGCTGGAGCTGGCCTCGTGCATCGCCGCGCGCGGCCACGATATCGTCTTCGAGCGGGAAACGGCCCTGAACATCGGGGTCCAGGACTACCCCGCCCTGCCGCCCGACGAGATGGCGCGCCATGCCGACGTGGCCGTGGTGCTGGGCGGCGACGGCACGCTGCTCGGCATCGGGCGCCACCTGGCCGGCGCGTCGGTGCCGGTCATCGGGGTCAACCACGGCCGGCTCGGCTTCATGACGGACATCCCGTTCGAAGACGTGCACGACGTGCTGCCCGACATGCTGGCCGGCCAGTACGAAGCCGAGACCCGCTCGCTGCTGCAGGCCCAGGTGGTGCGCGACGACGAGACCATCTTCTCCGCCCTGGCCTTCAACGACGTGGTGGTCAACCGCTCGGGCTTTTCCGGCATGGTCGAGCTGGCCGTCTCGGTGGACGGCTTCTTCATGTATAACCAGCGCTCGGACGGCCTGATCGTGTCCACGCCCACCGGGTCGACGGCCTATGCGCTGTCGGCGGGCGGGCCGATCCTGCACCCGGCGCTGTCGGGCCTGGTGCTGGTGCCGATCGCGCCGCACGCACTGTCCAACCGGCCCATCGTCATTCCGCACGACGCCGAGGTCGTCATCCAGGTCACCAGCGGGCGCGACGCCAGCGTCAACTTCGACATGCAGTCGCTCACGTCGCTGCTGCCGGGCGACCGCATCGTGGTGCGCCGCTCCGAACGCACCGTACGGCTGCTGCATCCGGTCGGCTACAACTACTACGCCACCCTGCGCAAGAAGCTGCACTGGCACGAGTACCCGACCGAAGACAACCGGCTGTAA
- the hrcA gene encoding heat-inducible transcriptional repressor HrcA, whose protein sequence is MDKRATILLKTLIERYIAEGQPVGSRTLSKYSGLDLSPATIRNVMSDLEEMGFIASPHTSAGRVPTPRGYRLFVDTMLTAGPLDILGMHDRMAQQIAGTIAEQVRAQLASHGSESSQRVIAAAAQTLSNLSQFAGIVMTPRRTHAFRQIEFLRLSETRILLIVVTPEGDVQNRIIHTDTPYTPSQLVEAANYINAHYGGLTFDAVRERLRSELSALQADMTSLMQAAVEAGSSAVSDEDPVVISGERKLLEVEDLSSSMDKLRRLFAVFEQKTGLLQLLDVSSRAEGVQIFIGGESSLVPHEDMAVITAPYEVDGKIVGTLGVIGPMRMAYERVIPIVDITAKLLSSTLSQH, encoded by the coding sequence ATGGACAAACGCGCCACCATCCTCCTCAAGACGCTGATCGAGCGCTACATCGCCGAGGGCCAGCCCGTGGGCTCGCGCACCTTGTCGAAGTATTCCGGGCTCGACCTGTCGCCGGCCACCATCCGCAACGTGATGTCCGACCTGGAGGAGATGGGGTTCATCGCCAGCCCGCACACCTCGGCCGGCCGCGTGCCGACGCCGCGCGGCTACCGCCTCTTCGTCGATACGATGCTGACGGCCGGTCCGCTGGACATCCTCGGCATGCACGACCGCATGGCGCAGCAGATCGCCGGCACGATCGCCGAGCAGGTGCGCGCGCAGCTTGCCTCGCATGGGTCGGAGTCGTCGCAGCGGGTCATCGCGGCGGCGGCGCAGACGCTGTCCAATCTGTCGCAGTTCGCCGGCATCGTGATGACGCCGCGCCGCACGCATGCGTTCCGGCAGATCGAATTCCTGCGGCTGTCCGAGACGCGCATCCTGCTGATCGTCGTCACGCCCGAGGGCGACGTGCAGAACCGCATCATCCATACCGATACGCCGTACACCCCGTCGCAGCTGGTGGAGGCGGCCAACTACATCAACGCGCACTACGGCGGCCTGACGTTCGACGCCGTGCGCGAGCGTCTGCGCAGCGAGCTGAGTGCGCTGCAGGCCGACATGACCTCGCTGATGCAGGCGGCCGTGGAGGCGGGCAGCAGCGCCGTGTCGGACGAAGACCCGGTGGTCATCTCCGGCGAGCGCAAGCTGCTCGAGGTGGAGGACCTGTCCTCCTCCATGGACAAGCTGCGCCGGCTGTTCGCCGTGTTCGAGCAGAAGACCGGCCTGCTGCAGCTGCTCGATGTGTCCAGCCGCGCCGAGGGTGTGCAGATCTTCATCGGCGGCGAGAGCAGCCTGGTACCGCACGAGGACATGGCTGTCATCACCGCGCCCTACGAGGTGGACGGCAAGATCGTCGGCACGCTGGGCGTGATCGGGCCGATGCGGATGGCCTACGAGCGCGTGATCCCGATCGTGGACATCACGGCCAAGCTGCTGTCCAGCACGCTCAGCCAGCATTGA
- the hutC gene encoding histidine utilization repressor translates to MPPRQSAPTPAFQRIKEDILSRIRSGEWQEGEMIPGEITLAQTFDVSRMTVNRALRELTADQILTRVQGSGTFVAQQKYQATLVAIRNIAEEIAARGHQHRAELHKLERVRATEGMAAPFGVPAGRTLFHSLIVHFENDAPIQVEDRWVSAELAPDYMEQDFTQTTPNAYLMRAAPLQGVEYRIEARLPPREIAEMLRMDVREPCLMLRRKTLSQGRVASVATMWHPGERYQFTGSF, encoded by the coding sequence ATGCCCCCGCGTCAATCCGCCCCCACGCCCGCCTTCCAGCGCATCAAGGAAGACATCCTGTCGCGCATCCGCAGCGGCGAATGGCAGGAAGGCGAGATGATTCCGGGAGAGATCACGCTGGCGCAGACCTTCGACGTCTCGCGCATGACGGTCAACCGCGCGCTGCGCGAGTTGACCGCCGATCAGATCCTCACGCGCGTGCAGGGGTCGGGCACGTTCGTCGCGCAGCAGAAGTACCAGGCGACGCTGGTGGCGATCCGCAACATCGCCGAGGAGATCGCCGCGCGCGGCCACCAGCACCGCGCCGAGCTGCACAAGCTCGAGCGCGTGCGCGCCACCGAGGGGATGGCCGCGCCGTTCGGCGTGCCGGCCGGGCGTACGCTGTTCCATTCGCTGATCGTGCATTTCGAGAACGATGCGCCGATCCAGGTGGAAGACCGCTGGGTCAGCGCCGAGCTGGCGCCCGACTACATGGAACAGGATTTCACGCAGACCACGCCCAATGCCTACCTGATGCGGGCCGCCCCGCTGCAGGGCGTGGAGTACCGGATCGAGGCGCGGCTGCCGCCGCGCGAGATCGCCGAAATGCTGCGCATGGACGTGCGCGAGCCCTGCCTGATGCTGCGGCGCAAAACGCTGTCGCAGGGCCGGGTCGCCTCGGTGGCGACCATGTGGCACCCGGGCGAGCGGTATCAGTTCACGGGGAGTTTCTGA
- the hutU gene encoding urocanate hydratase, with product MNTMTDAAHLAAHLDADPRYDAAREIRAPRGTELHCKSWLTEAAYRMLQNNLDPDVAENPKHLVVYGGIGRAARDWACFDKILETLRELNDDESLLVQSGKPVGVFKTHPDAPRVLIANSNLVPKWANWEHFNALDRKGLFMYGQMTAGSWIYIGSQGIVQGTYETFAEAGRQHYSERPSALLQQGRPPEGTAPGGHLAGRWILTAGLGGMGGAQPLAATLAGAVSLTIECQQSSIDFRLRTRYLDKQARDIDDALNLIRHHCERGEAVSIGLLGNAAEILPELVGRARAGGLKPDLVTDQTSAHDLVNGYLPAGWAVEQWRAAQRDPAQHAHLSAEAAKSCAVHVQAMLDFQSMGIPTVDYGNNIRQVAFDQGVKNAFDFPGFVPAYIRPLFCEGRGPFRWVALSGDPEDIYKTDAKIKELFPHNAHVHRWLDMARERIAFQGLPARICWLGLGERHVAGLAFNEMVRTGELKAPIVIGRDHLDTGSVASPNRETEAMRDGTDAVSDWPLLNALLNTAGGATWVSLHHGGGVGMGYSQHAGVVIVADGTDAAARRLARVLVNDAGSGVMRHADAGYETAVACAKRNGLKLPMIG from the coding sequence ATGAACACCATGACCGATGCCGCACATCTGGCCGCCCATCTGGACGCAGATCCGCGCTACGACGCGGCGCGCGAGATCCGCGCGCCGCGCGGCACCGAGCTGCACTGCAAGAGCTGGCTGACCGAGGCCGCCTACCGCATGCTCCAGAACAACCTCGACCCGGACGTGGCCGAAAACCCCAAGCACCTCGTCGTCTACGGCGGCATTGGCCGAGCGGCGCGCGACTGGGCCTGCTTCGACAAGATACTGGAGACGCTGCGCGAGCTGAACGACGACGAATCGCTGCTGGTGCAGTCCGGCAAGCCGGTCGGCGTGTTCAAGACGCACCCGGACGCGCCGCGCGTGCTGATCGCCAACTCGAACCTGGTGCCCAAGTGGGCCAACTGGGAGCACTTCAACGCGTTGGACCGCAAGGGCCTGTTCATGTACGGCCAGATGACCGCCGGCAGCTGGATCTACATCGGCAGCCAGGGCATCGTGCAGGGCACCTACGAGACCTTTGCCGAGGCCGGCCGCCAGCACTATTCGGAGCGCCCATCGGCCTTGCTGCAACAGGGCCGGCCCCCCGAGGGGACGGCACCCGGCGGCCACCTCGCCGGCCGCTGGATCCTGACGGCGGGCCTGGGCGGCATGGGCGGCGCGCAGCCGCTGGCCGCCACGCTGGCCGGCGCGGTGTCGCTCACCATCGAGTGCCAGCAGTCCAGCATCGATTTCCGCCTGCGCACGCGCTACCTCGACAAGCAGGCCCGGGACATCGACGACGCCCTGAACCTGATCCGCCACCATTGCGAGCGCGGCGAGGCCGTGTCGATCGGCCTGCTCGGCAACGCGGCCGAGATCCTGCCGGAGCTGGTCGGGCGCGCCCGCGCCGGCGGGCTCAAGCCGGACCTGGTGACCGACCAGACCTCCGCGCACGATCTCGTCAACGGCTACCTGCCGGCCGGCTGGGCGGTCGAGCAATGGCGCGCCGCGCAGCGCGATCCGGCGCAGCACGCGCACCTGAGCGCGGAGGCTGCCAAGTCGTGCGCCGTGCACGTGCAGGCCATGCTCGACTTCCAGTCGATGGGTATCCCGACCGTCGACTACGGCAACAACATCCGCCAGGTCGCGTTCGACCAGGGCGTGAAGAACGCCTTCGATTTTCCCGGCTTCGTGCCGGCGTATATCCGCCCGCTGTTCTGCGAGGGCAGGGGGCCGTTCCGCTGGGTTGCGCTGTCCGGTGACCCCGAAGACATCTACAAGACCGACGCCAAGATCAAGGAACTGTTCCCGCACAACGCGCACGTGCACCGCTGGCTCGACATGGCGCGCGAGCGCATCGCCTTCCAGGGCCTGCCCGCGCGCATCTGCTGGCTGGGCCTGGGCGAGCGCCACGTGGCGGGCCTGGCCTTCAACGAAATGGTGCGCACGGGCGAGCTGAAGGCGCCCATCGTGATCGGGCGGGATCACCTCGACACCGGCTCCGTCGCCAGCCCCAATCGCGAGACCGAAGCCATGCGCGACGGCACCGACGCCGTGTCGGATTGGCCGCTGCTCAATGCGCTGCTGAACACCGCGGGCGGCGCGACGTGGGTCTCGCTGCACCACGGCGGCGGCGTCGGCATGGGCTACTCGCAGCACGCGGGCGTCGTGATCGTCGCCGATGGCACGGACGCGGCGGCCAGGCGCCTCGCGCGCGTGCTGGTCAACGACGCCGGCTCGGGCGTGATGCGCCATGCCGATGCCGGCTACGAAACCGCCGTCGCCTGCGCCAAGCGCAATGGCCTCAAATTGCCCATGATTGGTTAA
- the hutH gene encoding histidine ammonia-lyase — MNTMTTPSILTLHPGEMTFADLRRVWLAPTPVTLSGDCAAAIEASAATVQAIVAKGEPAYGINTGFGKLARTQIATHELEHLQRNLILSHAVGTGQDLDDSVARLVLLMKAASLARGYSGVRRVVIDTLLAMLNAGIVPCIPSKGSVGASGDLAPLAHMTLAMLGEGDVRVNGVRKPAREALAAAGIAPIALAAKEGLALINGTQVSTALALNGLFLAERLLQAATVAGALSVDAAKGSDAPFDPRVHAVRGQAGQIATAAVYRGLLAGSAIRRSHLVGDTRVQDPYSLRCQPQVMGACLDLIRQAGATLLTEANAVTDNPLVYADAGEVISGGNFHAEPVAFAADMLALAIAEIGALSERRIALLIDSSLSGLPPFLVEQPGLNSGFMIAHVTAAALASENKSLAHPASVDSLPTSANQEDHVSMATFAGRRLAEMADNTATIVGIEALAAAQGIDFHRPLATSDALARAHTCIRSRVAYYGEDRLFAPDIEAARRLVLDGDLGDSCRAHLVADLALT; from the coding sequence ATGAACACCATGACCACGCCTTCCATCCTGACGCTGCATCCGGGCGAGATGACCTTTGCCGACCTGCGCCGCGTCTGGCTGGCCCCCACGCCCGTGACGCTGTCGGGCGATTGCGCAGCGGCCATCGAGGCCTCGGCGGCGACCGTGCAGGCCATCGTCGCCAAGGGCGAGCCCGCCTACGGCATCAATACCGGCTTCGGCAAGCTGGCCAGGACGCAGATCGCCACGCACGAACTGGAGCACCTGCAGCGCAACCTGATCCTGTCGCACGCGGTCGGCACCGGCCAGGATCTCGACGACAGCGTCGCGCGCCTGGTGCTGCTGATGAAGGCCGCCAGCCTCGCGCGCGGCTACTCCGGGGTGCGCCGCGTCGTCATCGACACGCTGCTGGCGATGCTCAACGCGGGCATCGTGCCGTGCATTCCGTCCAAGGGCTCGGTGGGCGCGTCCGGCGACCTGGCGCCGCTCGCGCACATGACCCTGGCCATGCTGGGCGAGGGCGACGTGCGCGTGAACGGCGTGCGCAAGCCGGCGCGCGAAGCCCTGGCCGCGGCGGGCATCGCGCCCATCGCGCTGGCCGCCAAAGAGGGGCTGGCGCTGATCAACGGCACCCAGGTGTCGACCGCGCTGGCGCTCAACGGCCTGTTCCTGGCCGAGCGCCTGCTGCAGGCGGCCACCGTGGCCGGCGCGCTGTCGGTCGATGCGGCCAAGGGCAGCGACGCGCCGTTCGACCCGCGTGTGCACGCGGTGCGCGGGCAGGCCGGGCAGATCGCCACCGCCGCGGTCTATCGCGGCCTGCTGGCCGGAAGCGCCATCCGCCGCTCGCACCTGGTCGGCGACACGCGCGTGCAAGACCCGTACAGCCTGCGCTGCCAGCCGCAGGTGATGGGCGCGTGCCTGGACCTGATCCGCCAGGCCGGCGCCACGCTGCTCACCGAAGCCAACGCCGTCACCGACAACCCGCTGGTCTACGCCGATGCGGGCGAGGTGATCTCGGGCGGCAACTTCCACGCCGAGCCGGTCGCCTTCGCCGCCGACATGCTGGCACTGGCCATTGCCGAGATCGGCGCGCTGTCGGAGCGGCGGATCGCGTTGCTGATCGATTCCTCGCTGTCGGGCCTGCCGCCGTTCCTGGTCGAGCAGCCGGGGCTGAATTCCGGCTTCATGATCGCGCACGTGACGGCGGCCGCGCTGGCTTCGGAGAACAAGTCGCTGGCGCATCCGGCCAGCGTCGACAGCCTGCCGACCTCCGCCAACCAGGAAGACCACGTCAGCATGGCCACCTTCGCCGGCCGCCGCCTGGCCGAGATGGCCGACAACACCGCCACCATCGTCGGCATCGAGGCGCTGGCCGCCGCGCAGGGCATCGATTTCCACCGGCCGCTCGCCACCTCTGATGCGCTGGCGCGCGCCCACACGTGTATCCGCTCGCGCGTGGCGTACTACGGTGAAGACCGGCTGTTCGCGCCCGACATCGAAGCGGCCCGCCGCCTCGTGCTCGACGGCGACCTGGGCGACAGCTGCCGCGCCCACCTGGTGGCCGACCTGGCGCTCACATGA
- the hutG gene encoding formimidoylglutamase: MTMHTEADPTVWQGRVDAEEGALGQRWHQVVRSADAASPLNGAVALAGFACDAGIARNHGRVGAQAGPAAIRRMLANLPARPGRAIVDAGDVTCRGDALEAAQDAQSGVLHGLLDRGAFPITLGGGHELAWASFGGLARHLAARSAQPPRIGILNLDAHFDLRAGERGSSGTPFRQIAEDCARRGWPFRYACLGISAYANTEALFARARQLGVRWLRDDEMDLLHLPQVLQTVDAFLADVDHVYLTICLDVLPAGVAPGVSAPSARGVPMEVIEPIVDRVAASGKLRLADVAELNPSLDLDHRTARVAARLVARVVDGVAPQGVAHG; this comes from the coding sequence ATGACCATGCACACCGAGGCCGATCCGACCGTCTGGCAAGGCCGCGTCGATGCGGAAGAGGGGGCGCTGGGCCAGCGCTGGCACCAGGTCGTGCGCAGCGCCGATGCCGCCTCGCCGCTGAACGGCGCGGTCGCGCTGGCCGGCTTTGCCTGCGATGCCGGCATCGCGCGCAACCATGGCCGCGTCGGCGCGCAGGCGGGGCCGGCCGCCATCCGCCGGATGCTCGCCAACCTGCCGGCCCGGCCCGGCCGCGCGATTGTCGATGCCGGCGACGTGACCTGCCGGGGCGATGCGCTGGAGGCGGCGCAGGATGCGCAGTCCGGCGTGCTGCACGGTCTGCTCGACCGGGGCGCGTTCCCGATCACGCTGGGCGGCGGCCACGAGCTCGCCTGGGCGTCGTTCGGCGGATTGGCGCGGCATCTGGCGGCCCGTTCCGCGCAGCCGCCGCGCATCGGCATCCTGAACCTCGACGCGCATTTCGATCTGCGCGCGGGCGAGCGCGGCAGCTCCGGCACGCCGTTCCGCCAGATCGCCGAAGACTGCGCGCGGCGCGGTTGGCCATTCCGCTACGCGTGCCTGGGCATCAGCGCCTACGCCAACACCGAAGCGCTGTTCGCGCGTGCCAGGCAGCTCGGCGTGCGCTGGCTGCGTGACGATGAGATGGATCTCCTGCACCTGCCGCAGGTGCTGCAGACCGTCGACGCCTTCCTCGCCGACGTCGATCACGTCTACCTGACGATCTGCCTGGACGTGCTGCCGGCCGGCGTCGCGCCGGGCGTGAGCGCGCCGTCCGCGCGCGGCGTGCCGATGGAGGTGATCGAGCCCATCGTCGATCGCGTCGCCGCGAGCGGCAAACTGCGGCTGGCCGACGTGGCGGAGCTGAATCCGTCGCTGGACCTCGACCACCGCACGGCGCGGGTCGCTGCGCGTCTCGTGGCGCGCGTCGTCGACGGGGTCGCCCCGCAGGGAGTCGCGCATGGCTGA
- the hutI gene encoding imidazolonepropionase yields the protein MADLRWDALWTHVHLATLAADADGYGEIRDGAIAVRDGRIAWLGARADLPAGARAECEHDGGGAWLTPGLIDCHTHLVYAGNRSNEFEARLNGVAYEHIARAGGGILSTVRATRAASEEALAQASLPRLNALRAEGVTTVEIKSGYGLDLETERRMLRVARRFGQTLPVRVRTTFLGAHAVPPEFAGRADDYIDHLCADVLPALVAEGLVDAVDAFCETIGFSPAQTGRMFDAAQALGLPVKLHAEQLSDQGGAALVARYGGLSADHLECLTDAGVAAMAEAGTVAVLLPGAFYCLRETRLPPLQALRRAGVPMAVSTDCNPGTSPLSSLLLAMNMACTLFRLTPLEALTGATRHAAAALGLAGTCGVLAPGCVADFALWRIDRPADLAYAMGLNPCAGVVKDGVPAR from the coding sequence ATGGCTGACCTCCGCTGGGATGCGCTGTGGACCCATGTCCACCTCGCCACGCTGGCGGCCGATGCCGACGGCTACGGCGAAATCCGCGACGGTGCCATCGCCGTCCGGGACGGCCGCATCGCCTGGCTCGGCGCGCGCGCGGACCTGCCCGCCGGCGCCCGCGCCGAATGCGAACACGATGGCGGCGGCGCCTGGCTCACGCCGGGCCTGATCGATTGCCACACGCACCTCGTCTACGCCGGCAACCGCAGCAATGAATTCGAGGCGCGGCTCAACGGCGTGGCGTACGAGCACATCGCCCGGGCCGGGGGCGGCATCCTGTCCACCGTCCGCGCCACGCGCGCAGCCAGCGAAGAGGCGCTTGCCCAAGCGAGCCTGCCGCGCCTGAATGCGCTGCGCGCGGAGGGCGTGACGACCGTCGAAATCAAATCCGGCTACGGGCTGGACCTGGAAACCGAGCGCCGCATGCTGCGCGTCGCGCGCCGCTTCGGCCAGACGCTGCCGGTGCGGGTGCGGACCACCTTCCTCGGCGCCCACGCCGTGCCGCCCGAATTCGCCGGCCGCGCGGACGACTACATCGACCACCTGTGCGCCGACGTGCTGCCCGCATTGGTGGCGGAAGGGCTGGTCGATGCGGTCGATGCGTTTTGCGAAACCATCGGTTTTTCGCCCGCGCAGACGGGGCGCATGTTCGATGCCGCGCAGGCGCTCGGTTTGCCGGTCAAGCTGCATGCCGAGCAGTTGTCTGACCAGGGCGGCGCGGCGCTGGTGGCGCGCTACGGCGGCCTGTCGGCGGACCACCTCGAATGCCTGACCGATGCCGGCGTCGCCGCCATGGCCGAGGCGGGCACCGTGGCCGTGCTGCTGCCCGGCGCGTTCTACTGCCTGCGCGAGACGCGCCTGCCGCCGCTGCAAGCGCTGCGCCGGGCGGGCGTGCCGATGGCGGTCTCGACCGACTGCAACCCCGGCACCTCGCCGCTGTCGTCGCTGCTGCTGGCGATGAACATGGCCTGCACGCTGTTCCGCCTGACCCCGCTGGAGGCGCTGACCGGCGCCACGCGCCACGCCGCGGCCGCGCTGGGCCTGGCCGGCACCTGCGGCGTGCTGGCCCCCGGCTGCGTCGCCGACTTCGCGCTGTGGCGCATCGACCGGCCGGCGGACCTGGCCTACGCGATGGGCCTCAACCCCTGCGCCGGCGTGGTCAAGGACGGCGTGCCGGCACGCTGA